In the Cellvibrio sp. KY-GH-1 genome, CATGGATCATTCGATGATGGGTATGCATCACGATATGAGCCAAATGGATGCCCAGGATAACGCCATGAATATGAAAACCACCCACGATTGTTGCAAAACCATGGGGCATTGTTCTTCCAGTAGTTGTTCAGCACCGGCGTTGAGCTACAGCGTCGCGTTTGCAATCCAATCTGACACCTCCGTGAATACCAACTCGTATCACCAACACATCCCCAGCTCGCCCGTTTCATCTCTCTATCGTCCCCCCATTTTCCGCTGATACAGGACAGTTACGCCTGAAATTTGGCGTATAGATCTTCCAATTGTATTCGCGGGAGTGACATTAGCTCCCTCCGTAGATGTTTAACAACCTTCGCGTTGTTTTGGAGCTTTTATGGTTTTCCAGCGTTTTATAGGCGCTATCGGTAGCCTGGCGATCACGTTTTTATTGATAAGCCACACAGCACACTCCTCATCCATCCCATCGCTAGCTGCGGCTGCCGATAAACCCGTTCAGTTAGCGGTATACAAAAGCCCGACTTGCGGCTGTTGTGAAGAATGGATTTCCCACCTGCAATCCCATGGACTGAAATCCACTATCCATCATCCCGATGATCTGAATGCGATCAAAAACCGCTATCGGATCAGCCCCCAATACCAGTCCTGCCACACCGCTGTCTCCCCCGAGGGGTATGTGTTTGAGGGGCATATTCCGGCTCCGGTCATTACCCGTTTCCTCGCCGAAAAACCTCAAGGGGCCATAGGACTGGCCGTTCCCGGTATGCCTGTGGGCAGCCCCGGTATGGAAATGGGCGAACGCTTCACACCCTACGATGTGCTCTTGCTGAAAAGCGATGGCAGCAGCGAGGTATACATCCGTATCACCAGTTTGACGCAAACCTTCTAAGGAGAAATGGGCATGAAAATTCCCGATACCCGCACAGCGGGGATACACACAACAACGGAGTTGGTTGCCGCAATGGATCGCTATCCGGCGAACCCTGACGTGTTGTCACCCGACCAGTCACGCCGTCGGTTTGTACTCGGTGCTTCCTCCTTGGTAGCACTGAGTGCATTACCGTTATCCAGCCAGGTATTTGCCGACGCGCCTCGGCCAACCAATGGTCCTCAAACCCTGTCTGGAAACCAGTTTGACCTGTCGATTGGCTTCCAGAAGGTTAACTTTACCGGCAAACAACGGATCGCCACCACGGTTAACCAAAGTTTGCCTGCGCCCATCCTTCGCTGGAAAGAAGGAGAACGCGTGACCTTGCGAGTCACCAATACGCTAGATCACGACAGCTCCATCCACTGGCACGGCATCATTTTGCCCTCGGAAATGGATGGTGTGCCGGGTATGAGCTTCGACGGTATCAAACCGGGCGAGACCTTCGTGTACGAATTCGATGTGAATCAAAACGGGACTTATTGGTACCACAGCCATTCCGGATTTCAGGAGCAAACCGGGTTGATGGGCGCCATCGTCATTGATCCCAAAGATCCTGACCCGGTTGCCTACGACCGCGACATGGTTGTGCTGCTGTCTGACTGGACGGACACCGCGCCGGAAAAAGTGTATAGCACCCTGAAAAAAATGAGCCACTACTACAACTTCCGCGAGCGGACGGTTGGCGATCTGGTCCGCGATCTCAAAACCAAAGGGCTATCGGCTACCTGGAATGATCGCTCAATGTGGAACCAGATGCGCATGAGCGAAACCGATATTTCGGATGTGACCGGTTATACCTACACCTACCTGATGAATGGCGTTACACCCGCTCAGGGATGGCTGGGGCTGTGTAAACCCGGTGAAAAGGTTCGCCTGCGGTTTATTAACGGTGCAGCGATGGGTATTTTCGACGTGCGCATCCCGGGATTGAAAATGACTGTCGTGGCGGCCGATGGTCAGAACATCCAGCCAGTGATAGTGGACGAATTCCGCATCGCGGTTGCGGAAACCTACGACGTCATAGTGGAGCTGGCCGAAAACACGGCGTACACCATTTTTGCCCAGAGTAATGATCGCACAGGTTATGCACGTGGCACGCTGACGACCGATATTGCTTTGCATGCCGAGATACCGGCGATGGATCCGGCTCCCACGTTGGGTCACCGCGAAATGGGGATGGATATGTCCGGCATGGATCACAGTGGTCACGATATGGGCGGTATGGATCATAGCAGTCATGATATGTCGGCGATGAAAGCTATGGATCACGGCAAGCAGGGTGAAAAAACGATGGACCACAGTGGTCATGACATGTCAGGCGCGATGCCGGGTATGAACCACAGCCAACATTCGAAGCCCGCAATGGAAGGCATGGATCATTCCGGCCATAACATGGGCGCGATGGACCATAGCGGGCACGATATGTCAGCCATGAAAATGGATCATAGTCAGCACACTGGTAAATCGCGGTTGGC is a window encoding:
- a CDS encoding DUF411 domain-containing protein, coding for MVFQRFIGAIGSLAITFLLISHTAHSSSIPSLAAAADKPVQLAVYKSPTCGCCEEWISHLQSHGLKSTIHHPDDLNAIKNRYRISPQYQSCHTAVSPEGYVFEGHIPAPVITRFLAEKPQGAIGLAVPGMPVGSPGMEMGERFTPYDVLLLKSDGSSEVYIRITSLTQTF
- a CDS encoding copper resistance system multicopper oxidase; translated protein: MGMKIPDTRTAGIHTTTELVAAMDRYPANPDVLSPDQSRRRFVLGASSLVALSALPLSSQVFADAPRPTNGPQTLSGNQFDLSIGFQKVNFTGKQRIATTVNQSLPAPILRWKEGERVTLRVTNTLDHDSSIHWHGIILPSEMDGVPGMSFDGIKPGETFVYEFDVNQNGTYWYHSHSGFQEQTGLMGAIVIDPKDPDPVAYDRDMVVLLSDWTDTAPEKVYSTLKKMSHYYNFRERTVGDLVRDLKTKGLSATWNDRSMWNQMRMSETDISDVTGYTYTYLMNGVTPAQGWLGLCKPGEKVRLRFINGAAMGIFDVRIPGLKMTVVAADGQNIQPVIVDEFRIAVAETYDVIVELAENTAYTIFAQSNDRTGYARGTLTTDIALHAEIPAMDPAPTLGHREMGMDMSGMDHSGHDMGGMDHSSHDMSAMKAMDHGKQGEKTMDHSGHDMSGAMPGMNHSQHSKPAMEGMDHSGHNMGAMDHSGHDMSAMKMDHSQHTGKSRLAKAGFGSNFDPLAKIKHPDTEFGPHVDSHSEAPQSGLADPGIGLRDHMKLYGRRVLTYADIRGLHPTYDKREPSREIELHLTGNMRRYMWSINGLNFADAEPLELAFGERVRIILVNDTMMTHPIHLHGLWSELETGDPEYIPRKHTIIVQPGSRISYLVTADAKGRWAYHCHLLYHMLGMMREVRVV